A single region of the Branchiostoma lanceolatum isolate klBraLanc5 chromosome 1, klBraLanc5.hap2, whole genome shotgun sequence genome encodes:
- the LOC136441583 gene encoding potassium voltage-gated channel protein Shal-like — protein MRRSLSGNGPIRRPDATGEQNHSPTLNRRRGKPTPKLALNDRLLGGSVDLEVSLDSVRRNAVMTTKTSVIQRSATFDSVWSESIETKMDSEPLWDDTEPSVDSEQTSQTPGGFGYYSHGGIVDDVDPIPWYKCPGFLHTKHSVADRVILNVGGTIFEVSKFVLDRYPETLLGSEERDYFYDESVNEYRFDRDPEVFRYILNFYRTGKLHYPEAETLGTYEEELMFFRLGHDALPDIISPCCRESYLDKKEARDQLKQEKAKEALKLIKRNPEDIRGLIWAGIENPTGNCMSAAFFYVIMFFITISIATNTVETLYCGATDKDVPVYCGERYPHLFYVIETSCAMLFTSEYCVRLFAAPDRWLFVKSPMAIIDLLSILPFYLALILPKNSNLSGVFVTLRVFRVFRVFKLSRSSTNLKLLGLTLKSCLRDLSFLLFALAMTVILFSTVIYYAEKGVPNGRFTSIPQTSWYVVVTMTTLGYGEIVANTVFGKIVTAVCCVSSVILLTLPVTVIVSNFNNLYRPDKLKDDSPPRKNPPPLAPKELEIFHAQHRHLLTCIEKSTGHNFTTLRFPYIETEHWEGCGHLHGHGHSHGLRHLTHRDSHSSSHL, from the coding sequence ATGAGGAGGAGCCTGTCGGGAAACGGGCCAATAAGGCGGCCTGACGCAACTGGTGAACAGAATCACTCGCCTACATTAAACAGGAGGAGGGGGAAGCCTACACCAAAACTGGCACTCAATGACCGTCTTCTGGGAGGGTCGGTCGATCTGGAAGTCAGTCTGGATTCAGTCAGACGAAACGCAGTCATGACTACCAAGACATCCGTCATTCAAAGGAGTGCTACTTTTGATTCCGTATGGAGTGAATCGATTGAGACGAAGATGGACTCCGAGCCATTATGGGATGACACTGAACCCTCGGTTGATTCGGAGCAGACCTCGCAGACACCAGGAGGCTTTGGTTATTACTCACACGGCGGCATTGTGGACGACGTGGACCCGATACCCTGGTACAAATGTCCGGGATTTCTACACACAAAGCACTCGGTGGCGGACAGGGTTATTCTCAACGTGGGCGGAACAATATTTGAAGTCTCCAAATTTGTCTTGGATCGCTACCCAGAGACATTACTTGGTAGCGAAGAGAGAGATTACTTTTACGACGAGTCGGTTAACGAGTACAGGTTCGATAGAGACCCTGAGGTCTTTCGGTACATATTGAACTTTTACCGGACAGGAAAGCTGCACTACCCGGAGGCTGAAACCCTCGGGACCTACGAGGAAGAGCTGATGTTTTTCAGGCTCGGACATGATGCTTTACCTGATATCATTAGCCCTTGTTGTCGGGAATCCTACCTCGATAAGAAAGAGGCTCGCGATCAGCTGAAGCAAGAAAAGGCAAAGGAGGCgctgaaattgataaaaaggaATCCGGAGGACATACGGGGTTTGATATGGGCGGGGATTGAGAACCCAACGGGAAACTGCATGTCTGCAGCGTTTTTCTATGTGATTATGTTCTTCATAACCATCTCAATCGCGACAAACACAGTAGAGACGCTGTACTGTGGCGCTACTGACAAGGATGTGCCTGTCTACTGTGGAGAGAGGTACCCGCACCTTTTCTACGTGATCGAAACGTCGTGCGCGATGTTGTTTACATCGGAGTACTGTGTCCGACTGTTCGCCGCTCCTGACCGATGGTTGTTCGTGAAAAGTCCCATGGCTATCATCGACCTGTTGTCAATTCTACCTTTCTATCTCGCGCTGATTTTACCCAAGAACAGCAACCTCAGCGGCGTCTTCGTCACTCTAAGGGTTTTCCGGGTGTTTCGGGTCTTCAAACTCTCGCGTTCGTCAACCAACCTGAAGCTGCTAGGACTCACATTGAAAAGTTGTCTCCGAGATCTGAGTTTCCTGCTATTTGCCTTGGCAATGACTGTAATCTTGTTTTCCACGGTGATCTACTACGCGGAGAAGGGAGTACCCAACGGAAGGTTTACATCCATCCCTCAGACCTCATGGTACGTGGTAGTTACTATGACTACGTTAGGGTATGGGGAAATAGTGGCGAATACTGTGTTCGGCAAGATTGTGACGGCGGTATGTTGCGTGAGCTCCGTCATTCTCTTAACACTTCCCGTCACGGTTATCGTTTCGAACTTCAACAACTTGTACAGGCCAGACAAACTGAAAGATGACAGCCCCCCGAGGAAAAATCCTCCGCCGCTGGCCCCGAAAGAACTGGAAATATTCCACGCCCAACATCGTCATCTCTTGACTTGTATTGAGAAGAGCACGGGGCACAATTTTACCACTTTGCGGTTTCCCTATATTGAAACTGAGCACTGGGAAGGGTGTGGCCATCTTCACGGGCATGGGCACAGCCATGGACTTAGACACCTCACGCACAGGGATTCTCACTCAAGTTCTCATTTGTAA